The Actinopolymorpha sp. NPDC004070 region GGCGACATGATGGGTGACCACGACATGTACCGGAAGTCGGTCGGCTTCGAGGGCAGCGCGCATGTTCCGATGATCGTCCGCCCCGCGCCGAGGTTCGCACCGGACGCGCCCCGAGGTGCCGTGGTCGACGACGTCACCGAGTTGCGGGACATCATGCCGACCGTGCTCGAGATGGCCGGCGTGCCGATCCCGGAGACGGTCGACGGTGCCAGCCTGGTGCCGTACGTCCAGGGGACCCGGCCGCAGAGTTGGCGCAGCGAGATCCACGGCGAACACACCCACTTCGCCCAGTCCCTGCAGTGGGTCACCGACGGCCGCCGCAAGTATCTCTGGGCGTCGGCCGAGGGCAGGGAACAGTTCTTCGACCTCGAGGAGGACCCGCAGGAACTCCACAACCTGGTCGGGGACCCCGGCAGGCAGACGGAGATCGACGACTGGCGGCGACGGCTGATCGGCTACCTGACCGACCGCGAGGAAGGCTACGTGGCCGACCGCGGGCTGGTCACCGGCAGACCGGCGCAGACCGAACGCTCCGACATCACCGCGCTGCTGGGCAAGGGAGCCGGATGACCGCTCTCGAGGCCGGCTCGGCGGTACAGCGCCGGGTCGGCGGGTGGTACCAGCGGGCGACGAGCCGCTGGTGTTACGTGTTCCTGCTGCCCGCTCTCGTGCTCACCGCGATGTTCACCTTCTACCCGATGGTGATGTCGTGGGTGTACTCCACGATGGACTGGGCCGGTTTCAGCAACGACATGACCTTCGTCGGCCTCGGCAACTATCGCGAACTGCTCGGTGACCACATGTTCTGGTCCGCGCTCGGCCGGTCGATGATCTTCGTGCTGGTCGGCACGCCGCTGCGGGTCGGGCTGGCGCTGGTGGTGGCGGTGATCCTGAACCGTCAGGTGATGCGCCTGTCGGTCGCCTTCCGCACGTTGTTCTTTCTTCCGGTGATGGCGTCCGCGTCGATCATCGGCGTGGTGATGACGTTCGTGCTGAGCCCGAACAACGGCCCGATCAACACCGCGCTCGCAGGAACGGGACTGGCGGGTTCGCCGGTGGAGTTCCTGTCCGACCCGAAGCTCGCGATCTGGACCGCGTTGCTCGTGCACACGTGGAAGAACTTCGGCATCACCATGATCTACTGGCTCGCAGCGCTGCAGACGGTTCCGGCGGAATACTACGAGGCCGCGCGCATCGACGGAGCCGGCTGGGCGGGCCTGGTGCGTCACGTCACCATGCCGATCCTGCTCCCGTTCGCGTTGATCATCATCGTGCTGACGGCGAAGGAGAACCTGCAGGCATTCGCGATCATCCAGGCCATGACGCAGGGTGGCCCGTACTTCAGCACCCAGGTGATGGAGATCTTCATCTACCGCACTGCCTTCGCCGCCGACGAGGCGGGTGGCGTGCCACGGCTCGGCTACGCGTCCGCGGCCGGTTGCTTCTTCGGGACCGTGACCCTGCTGCTCGCCCTCGTCCAACTGTGGGTGGCCCGGCGGGTCGCCGAGACCCGTCGTGAGCTCGGCAGGGCCCGAGGTGATGCCACATGACCGGCGACGCATCGTCGACGGCGGCCCCACCCAGGCCGGCAGAAGGGGCGCGACCCGGCGGAGGGCGGCGCGTCCAGCAGGGGCGGTTCTCGCGCCGGGACCGGCGCTGGGCAGTCATCATGTCGGCGATCCTGGTGCCGATCGTGATCGTGTGGGTGTATCCGTTCATCTGGACGGTCTCCTCCTCCCTGAAGAGCAGCAGTGAGATCTTCGGATCCCTGAGCCCGTTCAGCCCGGTTCTGCGGATCGGCAACTACGCACAGGCCTGGCGCGACGCGCAGATGGGGCGGTACTTCTTCAACACCGTCTTCGTCACCGGCTTCTCGATCCTGATCGCGGTGCTCACCGCCGCACTGATGGGGTACGTGCTCGGTCGCTATCGCTTCGCGGGCAAGAAGGTGGTCATCGCCGTGCTGGCGCTGGCGGTGTTCCTCCCGGAGGGTTACACCATCATCCCGGTGTACGACCTGATCGACCGGCTCCATCTGACCAACTCGTTGTGGGGCGTCACCCTGGCCGAGGCGGGCG contains the following coding sequences:
- a CDS encoding sugar ABC transporter permease: MTALEAGSAVQRRVGGWYQRATSRWCYVFLLPALVLTAMFTFYPMVMSWVYSTMDWAGFSNDMTFVGLGNYRELLGDHMFWSALGRSMIFVLVGTPLRVGLALVVAVILNRQVMRLSVAFRTLFFLPVMASASIIGVVMTFVLSPNNGPINTALAGTGLAGSPVEFLSDPKLAIWTALLVHTWKNFGITMIYWLAALQTVPAEYYEAARIDGAGWAGLVRHVTMPILLPFALIIIVLTAKENLQAFAIIQAMTQGGPYFSTQVMEIFIYRTAFAADEAGGVPRLGYASAAGCFFGTVTLLLALVQLWVARRVAETRRELGRARGDAT
- a CDS encoding carbohydrate ABC transporter permease, whose protein sequence is MTGDASSTAAPPRPAEGARPGGGRRVQQGRFSRRDRRWAVIMSAILVPIVIVWVYPFIWTVSSSLKSSSEIFGSLSPFSPVLRIGNYAQAWRDAQMGRYFFNTVFVTGFSILIAVLTAALMGYVLGRYRFAGKKVVIAVLALAVFLPEGYTIIPVYDLIDRLHLTNSLWGVTLAEAGGVNIVAVLLFAGYFAQLPAELEEAARIDGAGFLRTFTSVYLPLARPVTATAVIMQFLHSWNDFLLPLVLTLTRPELRTLSVGIYALRGQYLSDWGVMTAGATIALAPIVVVFLLLQRHFVESIAGAVKG